TAACATCTGATCTCTTTCTTTCAACTGAAGCTCCAACTCTGCATTTGCAGTTGACCCGTTCTCATACCTGAGTAGCGTAGGAGGTTCCCTTCCATAGAGAGCTTTAAACGGAGACATCTGTAGCGTTGAATGATAGGAGGTGTTGTAACTCAACTCCGCCCAATCCAGAAACTTGGCCCATGTCTTCGGCTTATCTCCTGCATAACACCTCAGGTATGTCTCCATGCTGCGGTTAGTGACTTCAGTCTGCCCGTCCGTCTGAGGATGATAGGCCGTACTGAAGCACAACTTAGAGCCCGACAGCTTAAAGAGCTCCTTCCAGAAGAGACTGGTAAAGACCTTGTCTCTATCTGACACTATCGTCCGCGGAAACCCATGTAGCTTGATCACCCCCTGTACAAACAACTGAGCAATTTCTGGTGCGGTGAATGGGTGCTTGATCTTGATGAAGTGTGCATACTTGGTGAGCCGATCCACTACCACTAGCACCGTGTTATACCCCTCTGATTTAGGCAGTCCCTCCACAAAATCCATAGAGATGTCCTCCCACACCTGACCGGGAACCGGCAAGGGTTGCAACAAGCCCCCGGGAGCAAGCGTGGAGTACTTCTGTATCTGGCACGTTTGACACGCAGCCACACATCTCCTTATATCAGTCATCATGCCTTTCCAATAGAACAACTCTCCAATGCGTTTCTGCGTTTTTAGCATCCCTCCATGACCCGCCATTTTACTGTCGTGATGCTCCTGCAAAATCACCCTCAGCAGTGGAGATCCTCTCGGTAGTACTAGCTTTCCTTGCCTTAGTAATCTCCCCTGAACCCACGAGTATTCCGGGTGTTTGTTAGGATCCTCGCGCAACTCAGCGATTAACTTCTGCAACTCCTCATCTTTGTCAACCTCTCCTCCAATTTCTTCTAACTGCAATGCCGTTGACACTGTCACTGCAAACAATTCTGTGATCTCCGCCTTTCTTGACAAAGCATCAGCAGCCTTATTCTCCAGACCCGGTTTGTAGGCAATATCGAACTCAAAACCCAGTAGCTTTGTTAGCCATCTCTGATATTCCATGTTTATCTCCCTTTGCTCAAGCAGGAACTTGAGACTTTTCTGATCAGTTCGAACCAAGAACCGTCTGCCTAGCAAGTAATGCCTCCATTTTTGCACTGCAAATACGATCGCCATCAGCTCTCTCTCGTAGACTGACTTTAGTTTCTGCCTAGCGGTGAGTGCTTGACTGAAGTAAGCTATCGGTCGCTGGTGCTGCATCAGTACTGCTCCCAGTCCTACTCCAGAAGCGTCTGACTCCACGACAAAGAGAGCCTCGAAGTCAGGCATTTCTAGCACCGGTACTGTCGTCATAGCTTCTTTCAGCCTCGCAAATGCTCCTGCTGCTTCCTCATTCCACTTAAACTGATCTTTTTGTAGCAACGACGTCAGAGGTCTGGCTATGCTTCCATACCCTAGCACGAACTTCCGGTAGTAACCTGTGAGACCGAGGAACCCCCTCAACCCCTTTACGTTCCCAGGCACAGGCCATTCCACCATCTCTCTTACTTTCTCCGGATCAGCTGCCACGCCGCTGGCTGAGATGATATGCCCCAAGTATTCTACTTTCTCACTCCCAAactcacattttttttatgttcgcATACAGCTGGTGCTCCGCCAACAACCGCAACACCTCCTCCAAATGCTCCTTGTTTTCCTCTTTCGTCTTGCTGTACACTAAGATGTCGTCAAAGAAGATGAGTACAAAGCGGCGCAAGTGAGGACGAAACACATCATTCATGAGTGACTGGAACGTCGCCGGCGCGTTAGACAACCCAAATGGCATCACTAGAAATTCATAGTGGCCATCATGCGTGCGGAACGCGGTCTTGGGTATGTCTTCAGCTTTCACCAAGATTTGGTGATAGCCGGAACGTATGTCGAGCTTCGAGAAGACCGTTGCTCCGTGTAGCTCGTCGAGTAGCTGATCGATCATCGGTATTGGATACTTGTCCACCACCGTGACTCGGTTGAGAGCTCTGTAGTCAATGCAGAACCTCCAactcccatctttcttcttcacgagcAGGACGGGGCTAGAGAAAGGACTGTTGCTCTCTCGTATGATCCCTGCTGCCATCATCAACCCAATCTGCCGCTCAAACTCTGTCTTCTGTGCTTGAGGGTAACGAAATGGTCTGACACTAACGGGACTGGCCCCTGTCTCCAATAGAATAACATGCTCCTTCCCCCTTGAAGGAGGCAAGCCACTCGGCTCTTGAAACACACCTTCATACTGATTTATCACCCCCTGCCACTCCGGGTTGATCTTCTCTGAAGGCCCTGTCTCTGCCGCTTGCAACCCTCCAAACTCTACAATGACGCCTTCGCCTTCCCTCTCCATGGTCTTCCATATGGATTTGAGTGAGACCCCAGCCGAGTGGAGACTTGGATCACCTTGTATCAACACCCACTCTCCATCCATTTTTATCTTCATCCTTTGTAATTTCCAGTTCACGCGGGTCTCCCCCAATGTATCCAACCACTGCACTCCCAATATAACGTCAGCTATCCCCAACTCTAAGGGTAGGAAGCTTGTGTGAATGGTGCAGTCTTGCACTTTCAACTCCACCCCTGTAATCACCCCTCTTCCTTGCACCTTAACGCCTCCCGCCACCATCACTCCATAACGGGTGGTGTTTTGAGCTTCTAGCCCCAGCTTCGCCGCCATCTTCGCCGCCAGCTTCTCGGAAACGAAGTTGTGCGACGCCCCGCTGTCGATAAGCACAATCACCTCTTCGCCGTTAAGCTCACCCTTTAGCTTCATGGTGCGTGATGAAGACAGACCCACCACGGAATTAATCGACACTTCTGCCACCACCGCTTCGACCTCATCTTCCTCCTCCGGCGTCTCGTGTGGTTCTTCCTCAAACATCTCTTCACTTCCATCATCGTGCATGACCAACACCGTGAGCTCTGGTTTTGGACATCGGTGATTCCGATGATACTTCTCATCACACCGGTAGCACAACCCGGCGGCTCTTCGTTGCTCGATCTCCGCAGTCGTGAGTTGACGGAACGGCGCCTTAACCCTATTGTGATATGTCGACGTTTTTCCCGTGAaccccttttctttttttgttgttgggcTCTGATCTCCACTGGGCTTCGACTTCTGCGAACCAGGCCCGTTAGAGTTTTGTCGACTCACCAAAGTAGATTCTCCTCCTTTACTGGGCTTCGAGCTTCGGCCCGATAATCCTCTGTAGGGTTTTGTTTCCTCGTCATCGTCGTCTTCCCAGGCCTCCACCTTCCGAGCTACCTTCATCATCTTCTGTAGCGTCGAAGGTTCGAACATCTTAACGCCGGCTCTTATGCGTGGTTTCAACCCAGCCATAAAAGCCATCTTCAGTATCGTATCTGGAACCTCCGGGGCGTTCATCGCCAGTGAGATAAACTCCCGACAGTACTCTTTCACTGACCCCTCTTGCCGGAGTCTTAAGAGTCTCTCTCCGGCCGACGTGTCTTTCATGGTCGAATATTGCTCCAGTACCCTTCCTTTCAAGTGATCCCAACTACGAAACGGAT
The window above is part of the Brassica napus cultivar Da-Ae chromosome C8, Da-Ae, whole genome shotgun sequence genome. Proteins encoded here:
- the LOC106428065 gene encoding uncharacterized protein LOC106428065, translating into MPKKPDADHTADQMQQQMGRITLLEQSMTKVETMEQTLSAMQQQMSVFFGRWEQEKNKQMKEQARSLEVAKGKAHQAEGTPTVEELSPVTKETGHALIQTPMPTQGEGSEKRRSCSQGSSLSEGDRRDRDRSLTDQIELPLFDGEQADSWVLRAEQYFELSEFTEEQKLRAVRMCFLDDALLWYRWERDRDPFRSWDHLKGRVLEQYSTMKDTSAGERLLRLRQEGSVKEYCREFISLAMNAPEVPDTILKMAFMAGLKPRIRAGVKMFEPSTLQKMMKVARKVEAWEDDDDEETKPYRGLSGRSSKPSKGGESTLVSRQNSNGPGSQKSKPSGDQSPTTKKEKGFTGKTSTYHNRVKAPFRQLTTAEIEQRRAAGLCYRCDEKYHRNHRCPKPELTVLVMHDDGSEEMFEEEPHETPEEEDEVEAVVAEVSINSVVGLSSSRTMKLKGELNGEEVIVLIDSGASHNFVSEKLAAKMAAKLGLEAQNTTRYGVMVAGGVKVQGRGVITGVELKVQDCTIHTSFLPLELGIADVILGVQWLDTLGETRVNWKLQRMKIKMDGEWVLIQGDPSLHSAGVSLKSIWKTMEREGEGVIVEFGGLQAAETGPSEKINPEWQGVINQYEGVFQEPSGLPPSRGKEHVILLETGASPVSVRPFRYPQAQKTEFERQIGLMMAAGIIRESNSPFSSPVLLVKKKDGSWRFCIDYRALNRVTVVDKYPIPMIDQLLDELHGATVFSKLDIRSGYHQILVKAEDIPKTAFRTHDGHYEFLVMPFGLSNAPATFQSLMNDVFRPHLRRFVLIFFDDILVYSKTKEENKEHLEEVLRLLAEHQLYANIKKM